One Enterococcus silesiacus genomic window carries:
- a CDS encoding transcriptional regulator yields MELDIITKGKQLSENEKQILSYLITNIELLDGVSLRKIATETYTSPATIVRLAQKLDFSGYTELFYYLKNSQPNTQMTSKATIDYHIDTQRIEASIKEMKTIYVKNKDKFITIYATGFSSIIAEYLYKKLLVNGIKTLFVSASDSAGIINNNIDNISMLITISKSGETQKVIEKMTHSKENNIPIILFTGNGQHRANALASLVFEVEDERPLDSQNTHYNSFFGKLLLLMEYIVEEFVRD; encoded by the coding sequence GTGGAGCTAGATATTATTACTAAAGGAAAACAGCTTTCTGAAAATGAAAAGCAGATCCTTTCCTATTTGATTACAAATATAGAACTACTTGATGGTGTATCGTTGCGAAAAATTGCCACCGAAACCTATACTTCACCTGCAACCATTGTACGTTTGGCCCAAAAATTGGACTTTTCAGGATACACTGAGCTTTTTTATTACTTAAAAAATAGCCAGCCTAATACCCAGATGACCTCAAAAGCTACGATTGATTATCATATTGATACGCAAAGAATTGAAGCCTCAATCAAAGAAATGAAAACTATTTACGTAAAAAACAAAGACAAATTTATTACTATCTACGCAACTGGTTTTTCTAGTATCATAGCAGAATATCTCTACAAAAAATTATTAGTCAATGGAATCAAAACCTTATTTGTTAGCGCTTCAGATTCTGCCGGAATCATTAACAATAACATCGACAACATCAGTATGTTAATAACTATTTCTAAATCAGGCGAGACCCAAAAAGTTATTGAGAAGATGACTCATTCAAAAGAAAACAATATTCCGATTATTTTGTTTACCGGCAATGGACAGCATCGGGCAAATGCTCTGGCATCACTTGTTTTTGAAGTAGAAGATGAACGACCACTTGATAGTCAAAATACCCATTATAATAGTTTTTTTGGAAAACTATTATTGCTGATGGAGTACATCGTAGAAGAGTTCGTCCGGGATTAA
- a CDS encoding succinyl-diaminopimelate desuccinylase → MEKQEKIQILKDIVAIKSVNGNEKEVAEYLSKLFKKHGIDSSFLEYDKDRDNLIVEIGNKNNEKVLAFSGHMDVVSAGNEADWTSDPFKPEIRDGKMYGRGTCDMKSGLAAMAIAMIELKEEKADFNGRLRLIATVGEEVGELGAEQLTKEGYVDDVTSMVIGEPSGYAGIVYAHKGSINFKVASQGKNAHSSMPQLGVNAIDHLNDFYSRANQLFRSEVHTDEVLGDFIYNVTMISGGEQINSIPSEASLQGNIRTIPGYDNDVVIKKMNELIDELNQKDTYHLTLSIEANKISVKSEKDSDIAKIAQQVAKKQVDVDIPMVGVSGTTDAAEFTKGKKVFPVIIFGPGNETPHQVDEYVDVNNYLEMVDIYKEMATTYLD, encoded by the coding sequence ATGGAAAAACAAGAAAAAATCCAAATCTTAAAAGACATCGTCGCAATCAAGTCAGTTAATGGCAATGAAAAAGAAGTCGCTGAGTATTTAAGCAAGCTATTCAAAAAACATGGCATCGACTCAAGCTTTTTAGAATATGACAAAGACCGTGACAACTTAATTGTTGAGATCGGCAATAAAAATAATGAAAAAGTCTTAGCGTTTTCAGGACATATGGATGTGGTTTCAGCAGGGAATGAAGCTGACTGGACCTCAGATCCGTTCAAACCTGAAATTCGTGATGGCAAGATGTATGGTCGTGGCACATGTGATATGAAGAGTGGCTTAGCTGCTATGGCAATTGCTATGATCGAGTTAAAAGAAGAAAAAGCAGACTTCAATGGACGTTTACGTTTAATCGCCACAGTAGGTGAAGAAGTCGGTGAATTAGGAGCAGAACAATTAACCAAAGAAGGCTACGTCGATGATGTGACTTCAATGGTGATTGGTGAACCTTCCGGCTACGCTGGTATCGTTTATGCCCACAAAGGATCAATCAATTTTAAAGTAGCCAGTCAAGGTAAAAATGCCCACAGCTCAATGCCTCAACTAGGTGTAAATGCGATCGATCATCTAAATGATTTCTATTCAAGAGCGAACCAATTATTCCGTAGTGAAGTTCATACAGATGAAGTCTTAGGCGATTTTATCTATAATGTAACGATGATTTCCGGTGGGGAACAAATCAACAGTATCCCAAGTGAAGCCAGTCTTCAAGGAAATATCAGAACGATTCCTGGTTATGATAATGACGTTGTTATTAAAAAAATGAATGAACTGATCGATGAGCTGAACCAAAAAGATACGTATCATTTAACCTTGAGTATCGAAGCCAATAAAATTTCAGTGAAAAGCGAAAAAGATTCTGATATCGCAAAAATCGCCCAACAAGTAGCGAAAAAACAAGTCGATGTTGATATCCCAATGGTTGGGGTGTCTGGCACAACCGATGCCGCTGAATTTACCAAAGGCAAAAAAGTCTTTCCTGTAATTATTTTTGGTCCAGGTAATGAAACGCCTCACCAAGTGGACGAATATGTAGATGTAAATAACTATCTTGAAATGGTCGATATTTACAAAGAGATGGCGACGACTTATTTGGATTAA
- a CDS encoding transcriptional regulator, producing MTQYLLDHPHTLVSLTHFAQRYKSAKSSISEDLAIIKKTFKQRGTGILETIPGAAGGVRFIPEIPFEESKELVLALCERLSEQDRLLPGGYVYLSDLLGQPELLRQVGRIIASKYLGEKIDAVMTVATKGVPIAQAVSYYLNVPFVIVRRDSKITEGSTVSVNYVSGSSERIEKMELSKRSLKRGSRVLVVDDFMKGGGTVNGMKSLIEEFEAELVGITVFAESKFKGQRAIEDYTSLLYVEDVDTRTKTINVVPGNYFDE from the coding sequence ATGACACAGTACTTGTTGGATCATCCCCATACATTGGTTTCTTTGACCCATTTTGCACAGCGCTATAAATCAGCTAAATCATCGATCAGTGAAGATTTAGCGATCATTAAAAAAACATTTAAGCAACGAGGTACAGGAATTCTTGAAACAATTCCAGGAGCAGCCGGTGGTGTGCGTTTTATCCCGGAAATTCCCTTTGAGGAATCAAAAGAATTGGTATTGGCTTTGTGTGAACGTTTATCAGAACAAGATCGTCTGTTGCCAGGAGGATATGTCTATCTTTCTGATTTATTGGGACAGCCAGAATTATTGCGCCAAGTTGGGAGAATCATTGCTTCTAAATATTTAGGTGAAAAAATCGATGCTGTTATGACAGTGGCGACAAAAGGGGTACCGATCGCTCAAGCGGTTTCGTATTACTTGAATGTGCCGTTTGTCATCGTGCGTCGTGATTCAAAAATCACTGAAGGCTCAACTGTTAGTGTGAATTACGTTTCTGGTTCATCTGAACGAATCGAAAAAATGGAATTATCAAAACGCAGCTTAAAACGTGGTTCAAGAGTGCTAGTCGTGGATGACTTCATGAAAGGCGGCGGAACCGTTAACGGAATGAAGAGCCTGATCGAAGAATTTGAGGCAGAGCTTGTTGGGATCACAGTGTTTGCGGAATCTAAATTTAAAGGACAACGTGCGATCGAAGATTATACGTCATTGCTTTATGTAGAAGATGTGGATACACGGACGAAAACGATCAATGTAGTTCCTGGGAATTATTTTGACGAATAG
- a CDS encoding 6-phosphogluconate dehydrogenase, giving the protein MDVALIGLGKMGLGIAENLSQKEGYQLSGMDLNQQVKSEFEKQYGAFYSNIDALFSEKKSRGIVWIMLPAGETTNHMIKACCEKLVLGDIIIDAGNSKYLDSKQNFEYCQTKGIHFLDVGTSGGMEGARTGACMMVGGAEMIFKELEDLFADLCVENGYLYCGPAGSGHYLKMVHNGIEYGIMQSIGEGFNVLHHSPYDYQLGEVAKVFNHGSVIRSWLMELTENLFKETTDFSMIAGIVPSSGEGKWTVEEALRLNLAIPVITQSLMTRYSSSDNEKINEKVIALLRNQFGGHAFVKEES; this is encoded by the coding sequence ATGGATGTAGCATTAATTGGTTTAGGTAAAATGGGGTTAGGTATTGCTGAAAATTTGAGCCAAAAAGAAGGGTATCAGCTTTCTGGTATGGATCTAAACCAGCAAGTGAAATCAGAATTTGAGAAGCAGTATGGGGCATTTTATTCAAATATAGATGCATTATTTTCAGAAAAAAAGAGTCGCGGAATTGTTTGGATTATGTTGCCTGCGGGTGAAACGACGAATCACATGATCAAGGCATGCTGTGAGAAATTGGTACTAGGCGATATTATCATAGACGCAGGGAATTCAAAGTACCTAGACAGCAAACAGAATTTTGAGTATTGTCAGACAAAAGGGATTCACTTTTTAGATGTGGGTACTTCAGGAGGAATGGAAGGCGCTCGAACTGGGGCTTGTATGATGGTTGGCGGAGCAGAGATGATCTTTAAAGAGCTTGAGGATTTATTTGCTGATTTATGTGTAGAGAATGGTTACCTCTATTGTGGCCCAGCTGGTAGTGGTCATTACTTAAAAATGGTGCATAATGGCATCGAATACGGCATTATGCAGTCGATTGGTGAAGGATTTAACGTATTACATCACAGCCCTTATGACTACCAATTAGGAGAAGTAGCCAAAGTGTTTAATCATGGTTCAGTTATTCGTTCTTGGTTGATGGAATTGACTGAAAATCTATTTAAGGAAACGACCGATTTTTCAATGATTGCAGGGATCGTGCCATCTTCTGGTGAAGGAAAATGGACGGTCGAAGAAGCCTTACGCTTAAATTTAGCAATCCCAGTCATTACGCAATCGTTAATGACACGCTATTCATCAAGTGACAATGAGAAAATAAATGAAAAAGTGATCGCTTTATTGAGAAATCAGTTTGGTGGTCATGCATTTGTGAAGGAAGAGTCATGA
- a CDS encoding 6-phospho-alpha-glucosidase → MKKFSVVIAGGGSTFTPGIVMMLLDNQDRFPLRTLKLYDNDEERQKTLGDALAILLREQAPEIDFSYTTDPEAAFSDVDFCMAHIRVGKYAMREKDEKVPLRHGVFGQETCGPGGIAYGMRSITGMLEIIDYMEKYSPECWMLNYSNPAAIVAEACRVLRPDSKILNICDMPVGTLRRMSQIVGKTPAELEVRYFGLNHFGWWTSVKDQSGHEYIDQIRDYVAENGYLTQVEVDTQHTDPSWQETHRKAKDLLAVAPDYLPNTYLKYYLYPDYVLDHMMEHPEYTRSNEVMENREKHVFDHAKKITAQGSAEGIAFEIDAHASFIVDLARAIAFNTHERMVMIVENNGAIANFPDDAMVEVPCIVGNDGPEALTQGIIPQFQQALMFQQVTVEKLVVEAYAENSYQKMWQALTLSKTVPSAQVAKELLDDLISENGDYWPELH, encoded by the coding sequence ATGAAAAAATTTTCAGTAGTAATAGCCGGTGGAGGAAGTACGTTTACACCTGGAATCGTCATGATGCTTTTGGATAATCAAGATCGTTTTCCACTAAGGACATTAAAACTATACGATAATGATGAAGAACGTCAAAAAACCTTGGGGGATGCGTTAGCGATTTTACTCAGAGAACAAGCACCTGAAATTGATTTCTCTTATACGACAGATCCTGAAGCAGCCTTTTCTGATGTGGATTTTTGTATGGCGCATATTCGTGTTGGAAAGTATGCAATGCGTGAAAAAGACGAAAAAGTGCCTTTACGCCATGGCGTTTTTGGACAAGAAACATGTGGTCCTGGTGGAATTGCCTATGGAATGCGTAGCATTACTGGGATGTTGGAAATTATTGATTACATGGAAAAATATTCTCCAGAGTGCTGGATGTTGAATTATTCTAACCCGGCAGCAATTGTTGCAGAAGCTTGCCGCGTATTACGTCCGGATTCTAAAATTTTAAATATTTGTGATATGCCTGTAGGGACGTTACGTCGGATGTCTCAAATCGTTGGAAAAACACCAGCAGAACTAGAAGTTCGTTATTTTGGTTTAAATCATTTTGGCTGGTGGACAAGCGTGAAAGATCAATCAGGACATGAATATATTGATCAAATTCGTGATTATGTCGCAGAAAATGGCTATTTAACACAAGTAGAAGTGGATACTCAGCATACAGATCCAAGCTGGCAGGAAACGCATAGAAAAGCAAAAGATTTATTAGCAGTAGCGCCAGACTATTTACCGAATACGTATCTAAAGTATTATTTATACCCAGATTATGTGCTAGATCACATGATGGAGCATCCAGAATATACTCGTTCAAATGAAGTAATGGAAAATCGGGAGAAACATGTTTTTGATCATGCAAAAAAAATTACTGCTCAAGGTTCAGCGGAAGGAATTGCTTTTGAAATTGATGCACATGCGTCATTTATTGTAGATTTAGCAAGAGCAATTGCTTTTAACACACATGAACGGATGGTAATGATTGTAGAAAATAATGGCGCAATCGCTAACTTTCCTGATGATGCAATGGTAGAAGTTCCTTGTATTGTAGGAAATGATGGGCCAGAAGCATTGACTCAAGGGATTATTCCGCAATTCCAGCAAGCGTTGATGTTCCAACAAGTAACAGTAGAAAAGTTGGTTGTTGAAGCCTATGCTGAAAATAGCTATCAAAAGATGTGGCAAGCGTTAACATTATCCAAAACTGTTCCAAGCGCTCAAGTAGCGAAAGAATTATTGGATGATTTAATTAGTGAAAATGGTGATTATTGGCCAGAATTACACTAA
- a CDS encoding elongation factor G-binding protein: MTKQIQPYQFNFIRKQANILLQAHLSVNDKNTIKTLQAIVLEKINEQFGADKEQLQPLLEGFLEAATSKPRLEHYLEELKETVIPFDPPSKQQLTKLFKKTKKLKIPEWETMDLRDYTFYSWNDSGKQQKFIIASIDGQLVGVSGTIAPTTQKGICPICHETSEVAMFLSKVKESGDGMYTKRGNYICYDSEKCNHNIERREELEAFVQNVKFMK, from the coding sequence ATGACAAAACAAATACAGCCATATCAATTTAATTTTATTAGAAAACAAGCCAATATTTTGCTACAAGCTCATTTATCTGTAAATGATAAAAATACAATCAAAACACTGCAAGCAATCGTTCTTGAGAAAATCAATGAACAGTTTGGTGCAGATAAAGAACAGTTACAGCCTTTATTAGAAGGATTTTTAGAAGCTGCGACTTCTAAGCCTAGACTGGAACACTATTTGGAAGAATTAAAAGAAACGGTTATTCCGTTTGATCCGCCTTCAAAACAACAGCTGACAAAGCTCTTTAAAAAGACCAAGAAATTGAAAATTCCCGAGTGGGAAACAATGGATTTGAGAGATTATACCTTTTACAGTTGGAATGATAGTGGAAAACAACAAAAATTTATTATCGCTTCAATCGATGGACAGCTAGTCGGCGTTTCCGGAACGATTGCTCCTACGACTCAAAAAGGCATTTGCCCGATTTGTCATGAAACGTCAGAAGTTGCGATGTTTCTGTCTAAGGTGAAAGAATCTGGTGATGGTATGTACACCAAGCGTGGGAATTATATTTGCTATGACAGTGAGAAATGTAACCATAATATTGAGCGTAGAGAAGAGTTAGAAGCATTCGTTCAAAATGTGAAATTTATGAAATAA
- a CDS encoding prevent-host-death protein: protein MEVITPTNFIKDMFNVLKDIAASNKELEVTLNSQIGTNDGVVMISKREWQAIQEELYLQRTGTLDYVFNLMENESEDDFEDT, encoded by the coding sequence ATGGAAGTAATTACCCCTACGAATTTTATAAAAGATATGTTTAATGTTTTAAAAGATATTGCGGCTTCCAACAAAGAATTGGAAGTAACCCTTAATTCCCAAATCGGTACTAATGACGGTGTTGTTATGATCTCTAAAAGAGAATGGCAGGCAATACAAGAAGAATTATATTTACAAAGAACTGGAACATTAGATTATGTATTCAACCTAATGGAGAATGAGTCGGAAGATGATTTCGAGGACACCTAA
- a CDS encoding bifunctional N-acetylglucosamine-1-phosphate uridyltransferase/glucosamine-1-phosphate acetyltransferase, whose product MENRYVIILAAGKGTRMKSKLYKVLHPVAGKPMVEHIMDQVEKTNPSEVVTIVGHGAEAIKSHLGERSQYALQAEQLGTGHAVLQAESHLAGKQGTTLVITGDTPLLTAETLANLFDYHQGKNASATILTAHAEDPTGYGRIIRDHVGIVEKIVEQKDASEQEARVQEINTGTFCFDNEALFNALSKINTNNAQGEYYLTDIIEILKKEGKTVAAYQMADFEEAMGINDRVALAEANKIMHRRLNTMHMRNGVSFVDSDSTYIDEGVVIGSDTVIEAGVHLKGKTVIGDDCFIGANSEIVDSVIEDNVKITQSVVEESIIRKNADVGPFAHIRPKAEIGERVHVGNFVEIKNATVAEDTKVGHLTYVGDADLGKNINVGCGVVFVNYDGKDKHRTTVGDHAFIGSSTSLIAPVNVAANSVIAAGSTITEDVAEFDLAIARARQVNKEGYGKNMPYMNNEK is encoded by the coding sequence TTGGAAAACAGATATGTCATCATCCTGGCTGCTGGTAAAGGAACACGCATGAAATCGAAACTTTATAAAGTGTTACACCCTGTCGCTGGCAAACCGATGGTAGAACACATCATGGATCAAGTGGAAAAAACGAATCCAAGTGAAGTTGTGACGATCGTAGGTCATGGTGCAGAAGCAATCAAGAGCCATTTAGGTGAACGTAGCCAATATGCTTTACAAGCAGAACAATTAGGGACAGGACATGCGGTGTTACAAGCAGAATCGCACTTAGCTGGCAAACAAGGTACAACACTTGTCATTACAGGTGACACGCCGCTATTAACTGCTGAAACATTAGCGAACCTGTTTGATTATCATCAAGGAAAAAACGCGAGTGCGACGATTTTGACCGCTCATGCGGAAGATCCAACTGGATACGGTCGTATCATTCGTGATCATGTAGGGATCGTTGAAAAAATTGTGGAGCAAAAAGATGCGTCTGAACAAGAAGCTCGTGTGCAGGAAATCAATACTGGAACGTTTTGTTTTGATAATGAAGCCTTGTTTAATGCGTTGTCTAAAATCAATACCAACAATGCTCAAGGTGAATATTACTTAACAGATATCATTGAGATTCTTAAAAAAGAAGGCAAAACAGTGGCTGCCTACCAAATGGCTGATTTTGAAGAAGCGATGGGGATCAATGATCGTGTGGCTTTAGCAGAGGCGAATAAAATCATGCACCGCCGTTTGAATACAATGCATATGAGAAATGGTGTTTCATTCGTTGATTCTGATTCAACGTATATTGACGAAGGTGTCGTGATCGGTTCAGATACAGTGATTGAAGCCGGTGTCCATTTAAAAGGCAAGACAGTGATTGGCGATGACTGTTTTATCGGCGCAAATTCGGAAATCGTTGATAGCGTGATCGAGGATAACGTAAAAATCACACAATCAGTTGTCGAAGAAAGCATTATTCGCAAAAATGCAGATGTAGGGCCATTTGCCCATATCCGTCCAAAAGCTGAAATCGGTGAACGTGTCCATGTTGGAAACTTTGTGGAAATCAAGAATGCGACCGTGGCAGAAGATACCAAAGTGGGACATTTGACGTATGTTGGTGATGCAGACTTAGGTAAAAATATTAACGTTGGTTGTGGTGTAGTTTTCGTTAATTATGATGGAAAAGATAAACATCGCACAACAGTTGGTGATCACGCGTTTATTGGCTCATCAACAAGTTTGATCGCACCTGTGAACGTTGCAGCGAATTCTGTTATTGCGGCAGGCTCTACGATTACAGAGGATGTGGCAGAGTTTGATCTAGCGATTGCTCGGGCTAGACAAGTGAATAAAGAAGGTTATGGGAAGAACATGCCTTATATGAATAACGAGAAGTAA
- a CDS encoding gluconokinase, which translates to MNDGLLAIDIGTTAIKIGIIKQHKLLYQKAYGIKTYNDSDGSNYQLSGEIINVIYLAIKEISPRFLQQVRKISFSVAMHSLMPVTHPLTLHEKIFIWSDSQAEATIEIVKESPLAQKFYLKTGTPNHFMSPFAKLLHFQRQSLYPSTTKWYGLKELVMQVFTGNYLIDYATASATGLLNLSELNWDKEILNYLDIHENQLGELADTTASLPILKDVAENLKLSEETEVVIGASDGCLAAYAGYMATGIPNSLTIGTSAAVRKITSEKRFDANKQNFCYYLNENYYVIGAPSNNGGCVLEWASNILTDDPKTFYETLTAKIQASPIGANGLRFFPYINGERAPFWSTNKRAHFKNFSITHTQADLSRAVVEGVLMNLKILKEMLGDVSEFSLSGGFFKTEMLCEMTANILDAKCWLSAFNEPIFGLYYLIYGSNQVQEVPVKEIISDEKQQVEYNRLFNDYFA; encoded by the coding sequence ATGAACGATGGCTTGTTAGCTATTGATATCGGTACAACCGCAATTAAAATAGGGATTATTAAACAACATAAATTGCTGTATCAAAAGGCTTATGGGATTAAAACATACAATGACAGCGATGGCTCAAACTACCAGCTCTCAGGTGAAATTATCAATGTAATTTATCTAGCTATCAAAGAAATATCGCCAAGGTTTCTGCAACAGGTACGAAAAATCAGTTTTAGCGTTGCCATGCATAGCTTGATGCCAGTAACTCATCCGTTAACGCTTCATGAGAAAATATTTATTTGGTCTGATTCACAAGCGGAAGCAACGATCGAAATAGTTAAAGAAAGTCCGCTAGCTCAGAAGTTCTATTTGAAAACGGGAACACCGAATCATTTTATGTCACCGTTTGCGAAACTACTTCATTTTCAACGACAAAGCCTGTACCCAAGTACGACGAAGTGGTATGGGCTGAAAGAGCTAGTTATGCAGGTTTTTACAGGAAACTACTTGATTGATTATGCAACGGCATCAGCAACAGGCTTATTAAATTTGAGTGAATTGAACTGGGATAAAGAAATTTTAAATTACTTGGACATTCATGAAAATCAATTGGGCGAATTGGCTGATACAACAGCTTCTCTACCGATCTTAAAAGACGTTGCAGAAAATCTCAAACTATCGGAAGAGACTGAGGTAGTTATTGGCGCAAGTGATGGTTGTTTAGCGGCTTATGCGGGCTATATGGCGACTGGGATACCAAATAGTTTAACGATTGGTACTAGTGCTGCCGTTCGGAAAATAACTAGTGAAAAGCGTTTTGATGCAAATAAGCAAAATTTTTGTTACTACCTAAATGAGAATTACTATGTAATTGGTGCACCCTCAAATAATGGTGGATGCGTGTTAGAGTGGGCAAGTAACATTCTGACGGATGATCCAAAGACTTTTTATGAAACCTTAACAGCTAAAATCCAAGCTTCGCCTATCGGCGCTAATGGCTTACGTTTTTTTCCTTATATCAACGGGGAACGAGCCCCTTTTTGGTCAACAAATAAGCGGGCGCATTTTAAAAATTTTTCAATTACTCATACTCAGGCAGATCTTTCTCGAGCAGTTGTCGAAGGGGTATTGATGAATCTAAAAATATTAAAAGAAATGCTCGGAGACGTAAGCGAGTTCTCATTGAGTGGTGGCTTTTTTAAAACGGAAATGTTATGCGAAATGACAGCTAATATACTTGATGCCAAGTGTTGGTTATCAGCCTTCAATGAACCGATTTTTGGCTTATACTATTTAATTTATGGCTCAAATCAGGTACAGGAAGTGCCCGTTAAAGAAATTATTAGTGATGAAAAACAACAAGTAGAGTATAACCGTTTATTTAACGATTACTTTGCTTAG
- a CDS encoding zinc ABC transporter permease: MEMLSYEFMRKAFLAATFISVIAPMLGVFLVIRRQSLMADTLSHVSLAGVALGFFLNWNPDIMTLVVVIIAAIILEYLRMIYSTYSEISIAILMSGGLALALVLMNLSGGNSAASIQSYLFGSIVTITWQQVVILAVLFVVLVILFVLFKRPMYVLTFDEDTAHVDGLPIHWMSMLFNVITGVAIAVMIPIAGALLISAIMVLPAAIGMRIGKGFNTVIIISVIMGLIGMLTGLTGSYYLETPPSASITLIFIALFILVSIVRKLVVTMQRNKKMSQRET, translated from the coding sequence TTGGAGATGCTTTCATATGAGTTCATGAGAAAAGCCTTCTTAGCTGCAACCTTTATTTCGGTTATTGCACCAATGTTAGGTGTGTTTCTTGTGATCAGAAGACAATCTTTAATGGCGGATACTCTTTCTCATGTATCACTCGCTGGAGTTGCTTTAGGATTCTTCTTAAATTGGAATCCAGATATCATGACACTGGTTGTCGTGATCATTGCCGCTATTATTTTAGAATATCTACGAATGATCTATAGTACGTATTCGGAAATTTCGATTGCGATTTTAATGTCCGGTGGCTTAGCTTTAGCTTTGGTGCTGATGAACCTCAGCGGAGGAAATTCAGCGGCCAGTATCCAGTCGTATCTATTTGGCTCGATCGTGACGATCACATGGCAGCAGGTCGTTATTTTGGCGGTTCTATTTGTAGTATTAGTGATTTTGTTTGTCTTATTCAAACGTCCGATGTATGTGTTGACCTTTGATGAAGATACAGCCCATGTGGACGGATTACCCATTCACTGGATGTCGATGCTGTTCAACGTGATCACAGGTGTAGCAATCGCTGTAATGATCCCAATTGCGGGCGCGTTATTGATATCAGCGATCATGGTTTTACCGGCTGCAATCGGGATGCGCATTGGTAAAGGATTTAATACGGTCATTATTATTAGTGTTATCATGGGATTGATTGGCATGCTAACAGGATTGACGGGGTCTTATTATTTAGAAACACCGCCAAGTGCCAGCATCACATTGATTTTTATCGCATTATTTATTCTTGTCAGTATCGTCCGAAAATTAGTTGTAACGATGCAACGAAATAAGAAAATGAGTCAAAGAGAAACGTAA